Proteins encoded in a region of the Saccharothrix ecbatanensis genome:
- a CDS encoding PD-(D/E)XK nuclease family protein — protein MSPWQPPEGVTGEVAAIVVTAAAPRGKKYKCAMAEAIRARPDLRVRSGRASAKERLQHFTLGPFMESLDAVERHHRPLALSDVLGAVERNARLHDGLKKWTSDAIRRYMEVFNREHDTPETRLRHVPKRWIYRVEVCKPGERGAQAYEISAWGRCYESVDGRVRELRLIGIRAGAEPRTDAEIAIAAFVTARAAPDDQLERVRVVVFAPDSDEQATLFDDTPQRAVSAYEEHGRGALAEIVDGHGYQPGTACLRCAFAPRCPALPRANGLLGVDGVGRPRRSWSVTSGRAYQACPARAHLRDLNLPTSRAVEHSDAARRGRAVHALLAARHTDRADGPCTLDLGVDWSADGHGLTTDDLALGKAMLRHHAEVCPLRHLPADARVCVEPRLTFEDEQAQVLVIAEPDLLYRDGGSWVWREVKTSAREHRGGTDLLSAYPQLALGVLVLARGELGGSRARSRVELEVLRPGGVDLEVVDPFTPQVRQNAEAVIRDMVHRWRADDLFTAQPTAHHCARCEVAVWCRAKDELAAR, from the coding sequence ATGTCGCCGTGGCAGCCGCCTGAGGGCGTCACCGGTGAAGTGGCCGCGATCGTGGTTACCGCCGCCGCGCCGAGGGGTAAAAAGTATAAGTGCGCGATGGCCGAGGCAATCCGGGCCCGGCCTGATCTTCGGGTGCGGTCGGGACGGGCGTCAGCCAAGGAGCGGCTCCAGCACTTCACGCTCGGACCATTCATGGAGAGCCTCGACGCGGTCGAGCGGCACCACAGGCCGCTGGCCTTATCGGACGTGCTCGGGGCCGTCGAGAGGAACGCCCGGTTGCATGATGGGTTGAAGAAGTGGACCTCTGACGCCATCCGACGCTACATGGAGGTTTTCAACCGGGAGCACGACACGCCGGAAACCCGGCTCCGGCACGTCCCGAAGCGGTGGATCTACCGGGTGGAGGTGTGTAAGCCAGGCGAACGAGGGGCGCAAGCGTATGAGATCAGTGCGTGGGGACGCTGCTACGAGTCTGTGGACGGTCGGGTCCGCGAGCTGCGGTTGATCGGCATCCGGGCGGGCGCAGAACCTCGTACGGATGCCGAGATCGCCATTGCCGCGTTCGTCACCGCCCGCGCCGCGCCCGACGACCAGCTCGAACGCGTGAGGGTGGTCGTCTTCGCGCCCGACTCGGACGAGCAGGCAACGCTATTCGACGACACACCGCAGCGGGCAGTGAGCGCGTACGAAGAGCATGGGCGGGGCGCCCTGGCGGAGATCGTCGACGGGCACGGCTACCAGCCGGGCACCGCGTGCCTGCGGTGCGCTTTCGCCCCCCGATGTCCGGCGCTGCCGAGGGCTAACGGGCTGCTGGGCGTCGACGGTGTCGGACGGCCGCGGCGGTCGTGGTCGGTGACCAGCGGGCGGGCCTACCAGGCCTGCCCCGCGCGGGCACACCTACGGGACCTCAACCTCCCGACGAGCCGCGCCGTCGAGCACAGCGACGCCGCCCGGCGAGGCCGCGCCGTCCACGCCCTGCTCGCTGCCCGCCACACCGACCGCGCGGATGGTCCGTGCACCCTTGATCTCGGTGTGGACTGGAGCGCCGACGGCCACGGGCTCACCACGGACGACCTGGCATTGGGCAAGGCGATGCTGCGCCACCACGCCGAAGTATGCCCTCTGCGGCACCTGCCTGCCGACGCCCGCGTTTGCGTCGAGCCGAGGTTGACCTTCGAGGACGAGCAGGCCCAGGTACTCGTGATCGCCGAGCCGGATCTGCTCTACCGCGACGGCGGGTCCTGGGTCTGGCGTGAGGTGAAGACCAGTGCACGGGAGCACCGGGGAGGCACGGACCTTCTGTCCGCCTACCCGCAACTCGCCCTCGGTGTCCTCGTCCTGGCCCGGGGTGAACTCGGCGGGTCCCGGGCGCGAAGCCGAGTCGAGTTGGAGGTGCTACGTCCCGGCGGGGTCGACTTGGAGGTGGTCGACCCATTCACACCGCAGGTCCGGCAGAACGCCGAAGCCGTGATCCGGGACATGGTCCACCGGTGGCGTGCCGACGACCTGTTCACGGCTCAGCCCACCGCCCACCATTGCGCCCGGTGTGAGGTGGCGGTCTGGTGCCGTGCCAAGGATGAGCTGGCGGCCCGATGA
- a CDS encoding pPIWI_RE_Y domain-containing protein, protein MTPSNLIGTDLVRQIARGVLAMRDFHRGGYALPYPPETQLALDRIVLACLLENREPPVGVPHLMRLCEMPFDKWLTDISGECGEPDTVLINPHTRQPTLACAEWSVSGSNVGSDAPTSSVLLRLAVESHSTWSACRDFLIEHPVIDLHAGPGFLTRPEMKRIWQHVQALYVDLRPELRCPFCGLFASKGKDGAGWCESETCDAFTLKQGRVDKKVKALPWAIRLSLVLAGRVERALRASLVSTGAEVRMASEPFVHALITLPVGATWALVVRVDTQPVLLADAVRSWGVLAGVDRMVVAVPEAVMRPRADYSTVFDRHNTDHAWTLRSTRRLLTEAKTAARKVNQRA, encoded by the coding sequence ATGACCCCGTCCAATCTGATAGGCACCGACCTCGTCCGCCAGATCGCTCGCGGGGTGCTGGCGATGCGCGACTTCCACCGTGGTGGATACGCCCTGCCCTACCCACCGGAGACGCAGCTCGCGCTGGACCGCATCGTCCTGGCCTGCTTGCTCGAAAACCGTGAGCCGCCGGTCGGTGTGCCTCACCTGATGCGGCTGTGCGAGATGCCGTTCGACAAGTGGCTGACTGACATCTCCGGGGAATGCGGCGAACCTGACACGGTGCTGATCAACCCGCACACACGGCAGCCCACCCTCGCGTGCGCCGAGTGGTCGGTCAGCGGGTCGAACGTCGGTTCCGATGCGCCCACGAGTTCCGTGCTGCTACGCCTGGCTGTGGAGAGCCACTCCACCTGGTCCGCTTGTCGGGACTTCCTCATCGAGCACCCCGTGATCGACCTCCACGCGGGGCCCGGATTCCTCACCCGGCCAGAGATGAAACGGATCTGGCAGCACGTACAGGCCCTGTACGTCGACCTTCGGCCTGAACTGCGCTGTCCGTTCTGTGGGCTTTTCGCGTCCAAAGGCAAGGACGGTGCCGGGTGGTGCGAAAGCGAGACTTGTGATGCGTTCACGCTGAAGCAGGGAAGAGTGGACAAGAAGGTCAAGGCGCTTCCCTGGGCGATTCGCCTCTCGCTGGTTCTCGCGGGCCGCGTTGAGCGAGCGTTGCGAGCGTCGCTCGTGTCCACGGGTGCCGAAGTCCGGATGGCGTCGGAACCGTTCGTCCACGCCCTGATCACTCTGCCTGTCGGGGCCACCTGGGCGCTTGTGGTCCGCGTCGACACTCAACCCGTCTTGCTCGCCGATGCTGTCCGCTCGTGGGGCGTGTTGGCGGGCGTGGACCGGATGGTCGTGGCGGTCCCGGAGGCCGTGATGCGGCCACGAGCTGACTACAGCACGGTTTTCGACCGGCACAACACCGACCACGCCTGGACGTTGCGCAGCACCAGGCGACTTCTCACTGAAGCGAAGACGGCTGCAAGGAAGGTGAATCAGCGTGCGTGA
- a CDS encoding serine/threonine-protein kinase — MRRGDVVAKRYVIDRPLGGGSFGTAFAAYDTRLDRQVAIKFQHPRTFESNAGFESNKMGFKEEARILKHYKGSRGIPEYFDIARHNEGWVIVMELVEGVTVERYASVSHGPMEQDIAVSIVTQVAETVSLLHEAGYVHRDVKPGNAMIDHNGDVYVIDFGSTWVAGRKPPLREGTDGFAAPEQAMPLRIGTSADVFSIGCILVKLLTLHLPYPDDYLTRARKRRLPPPEPDLTHVPAPLAPVVLDMIHWEPRLRIQTAAEVVDRLRPFRPAAGSPPNPKLIGADPTMRYRCSVAVR, encoded by the coding sequence ATGCGCAGGGGCGACGTCGTCGCAAAACGCTACGTCATCGATCGACCACTCGGCGGCGGGTCGTTCGGGACAGCTTTCGCCGCCTATGACACACGTTTGGACCGACAGGTCGCCATCAAGTTCCAACACCCGCGCACTTTCGAGTCGAACGCCGGTTTCGAGTCGAACAAAATGGGATTCAAAGAGGAAGCAAGGATCCTCAAGCACTACAAGGGAAGCCGCGGGATACCCGAGTACTTCGACATCGCAAGACATAATGAAGGCTGGGTAATTGTAATGGAACTGGTCGAGGGGGTGACGGTGGAAAGATACGCGAGCGTGAGCCACGGCCCGATGGAGCAGGACATCGCCGTGTCGATCGTCACCCAAGTCGCCGAAACAGTCTCACTGCTACACGAAGCGGGATACGTGCACCGTGACGTCAAACCCGGCAACGCGATGATCGACCACAACGGCGATGTCTACGTCATCGATTTCGGCTCAACCTGGGTAGCAGGCCGCAAGCCCCCACTACGTGAAGGTACCGACGGATTCGCCGCGCCCGAGCAGGCGATGCCTCTCCGGATCGGCACCAGCGCCGATGTGTTCTCCATAGGGTGCATTCTGGTCAAATTACTCACCCTTCACCTGCCTTACCCGGACGACTACTTGACGCGTGCACGCAAGAGAAGACTTCCACCGCCGGAGCCGGACCTCACGCATGTGCCCGCGCCCTTGGCACCCGTCGTCTTGGACATGATCCACTGGGAACCCCGGCTCCGGATCCAGACCGCCGCCGAAGTCGTCGACCGCCTGCGTCCTTTCCGCCCCGCTGCTGGTTCTCCTCCGAATCCCAAGCTCATCGGCGCCGATCCGACAATGCGCTACCGCTGTTCCGTCGCCGTCAGGTGA